The DNA segment TTATTGAATCTGTAGCCAATATTTGAATGGTATGTAAATTACGTGTTTTTCATAGTCTCTATGTAACCCAGATCGATTAATCCaaatatgtttaaattattgtaaatatttaggtCAGAACTATATTATACGTCCAGTTTTTCGagtataattacctacatattagtataaataagatcatattattatacctatgtatagttCATTTTTAAAGCTTTGCtcgtaagtatatatttaaatacactCGCTAATCGAAAGTACCTAACCATAACGTAACCCTATGTTTCAGTAGCTGTTTATATGGAGTTGGAAGTGAGCCCTACACACACCTACACGCAAAGAGATGGTCAgcaatgaattatttattaattaattttacttagatacgtaagtacatattattatattatattttaccaATAAACGGGAGGTTGACTGATTTTTGCGTACTTTCAATTTAATTTCGtgcaattttactttatttggtCATGCCAATGGTAACGCGGAATCGGGATAGTTCTAGGTATAAAACACTTCTTGTTTATTTAGTGTCTTCTATCATTCTGCCTATTCTCGTTTTTGTGATTACCGGCCACGTTTGCGTGAAATAatgggtaggtacctaactaacctacCAAGACGGGAATCATAGAAATAATAAGAGATAGAGCATTtgtaataaaactttattctACACAAAACTGTGagtgtaatatgtataattgtgCTGTTTATAAGTTACTGTTAATGGGATCTATTGGAGATGTCGTTTCCAGTTCACGCCGCCAATACCTCCTTTAAGATTAAGATTAAAGACAGTCTTGAgccaaattatttaaaagcttaatGTAGTTgtaaatctaaataaataacaagaatTTAGCAGCACAGCAATATGCGCCACGTatgttttttcagtatttaacACACCGTATTTCTAAGCAATAGAGCTGACCAGCAGCTGTAGATCAGGGCCCTGCCCTGTCGCCGTTCCATCATCTTTATAGCAATTAAAATCCCATCCAACTTTCCTTCTTTCGGCGGAGCTCCCTAGAAAATGAATGTGCGTACCTAAATGTCAGTCATTTTCTTGGTCAGAAAATTACCGAATACAGACACAGAAAATTACCTTATCCATCTAAAGGGCTTCTATAGAATGTGATAGACTTTGTGTGCGATAGGTACACACCTAAACATACATTGTGAGCACAGCAAAATTAATAGCTCCACAACCTAGAGTGGTCGGTCCAAGACTTCATGGTCTGTAGAGATATTGgtagctattctgaaggcagaaattcttattttaaccCTGTCacctgtcaaactataaattctGCTAGcaaaaaatgacatttacgggaacactcatagagtcgaatttgtattaaagaaattaaggttttgacagcccTAAAATTAGAAAATATGTTATTCTTTAACTAGCCGAAGTTACGGGATTTActgaagtatttttaatagtcCGTAATCTTAATTTACCTCAATATGTAATATTGCAATCGAATGCTTTAGTTCATTATCTATTCTTGTATATCTACTACACATAAAGCCGTAAGATATGAAGCTTGGAAACCTCCAATAATCACATTAATTGCAACATTCGGAAACATCGTCAATCCCAAAAAAACATTGGATTGTAAATGCATTATAATTCAGTAACACTccataataaaacataatatctacttttaaatttaaattcgtttacattttttaagaTTCTGTGAGCAATCTAATAGAGATATAAGTACTACATTATTGAATAAGActgaaattttaatttcaattcaGAGCTAAACTTTAATAATGTTTTCTAATACCATTTTGTTTGCTGCTGGCGGTCCATCAATACGATAGCACAAAGTACCTATGAAGTGTaggtacagttccccaaaattgataatgcacatagaaatcttcgtaattgttcggcaacggtcgtattcccgagcgttagaaaactattatgtatttagagtggttaagtgcattttcttcatgaaattttagtagaattatgtaattggtgctaaaagagataattgatttatcagtaacgaaatttgattcgataattcataatattccataatattaaaatttacttcgaaaatgttacagtaggtacttttcaagtgtcttactgaagctgatgtaaagatggatgaaagaaggtttgaataacacaaggtttatattataaggagaaatggatttcaaacacaggtttatataaaaaaaattgaaatctcagttcaaaagtatttacagcactgattatttcacattaataaaaatgtttacattaaaatctcagttcaaaagtatttacagcgctgatcattcacaataatattacaattacaaacttggtcttttgggtgtggctttattggcaaagtgaagtctatcaatgtgacgcatattttattcttaaatgtgcctcataatatggcatcgtcaaaaataattaaagttgaaattaaattcacatttgaaaaaaataacaagaacgatgtgtaattgcagctctttataattccacaaaagtaatattgatcttgaccttgagacccttgactgatcggtgacagccaccgaccgcccaaattgttttcgattatgtgtcacatgatattgactactatttctttcgaacaaggatcaaaatgcaagtgctttgtttaaggcactgattcgggggtttccgggaatacgacagtttgcgaagatttgcatgcgcattattaatatgggagaactgtaggTCTAGGTACAGTTAACTCATGCACTACTCTAGCACACAAATACGGTTCTGCTCCTGACCTAAATGTACAATAGATTCTTAGGTATCCATGCCACAGCATATCTCCAGTCATCTCCAAAACTTTAAGACTCTTCATCactcaattaaattattatgttaaatagTATGCTTTAGTCAGGTGCGGAGCGAAATACGCTTGTGAAAGAGCCTGTTATTTTATCGTCGTCTTGTTGAATTCTAGTATAGTACCTATGATATTTTCTCGTACGAGACATTGAAATTATACAATTTAGCTAAACGCAGCCGCGCTGACACCGCCGGGTCATGAAACATTCATTGGACGCGGCAAGCGCCGGCCGCGTATATGGCTTTCTGGTAGAGCTGAAGTCTTAGACAAGTAAGCCACGCTGAAGTAGATTAGGCTTTTGCTCTGAGACATAGACCTTACAAAACCCACCTACCTACTCTATTTCGACGCCACGGCAGACGAAGTGAATGTAGGTTTGTAGATGCTTTAGCGCACAAAAGTCTACGCGATATTGTTTCATAGGGAGGGTTCCAGTAGAGCTAGGAAAGCCATATACGCAGCCCGGCCACAACAATATAACAACTATTTACACATTATGCGGTGCGGAAATGCACTGGAAGGTGTGCAAGACAGTAGCACACGGCGCAAgctattttaatacttttctCAATATTAAAGGTACAGTTTCCTGCGAGTATCCGCCTTATTTCAACTGACTACAAATCTTACTTTTGGCATCTATCAGTCTCTGTTTAAAAAGCGAATCTTTCCCGTCTGCCTTTATAGACGAAGTCAATATTAAGCGTCTACAAAACTGTACCCAAAATGTAGAAAACGACAACAATTTAAAGTACTATAAGATCgttacataattttttgtcaataaaCTGACAATACAGTACAGCTTCCGTCGATGGTCGGATTACCTACTATTGTCTGTTTACTGACTTTTATAGTAATCGTTGATTAAATAGCCATTTAGTTTGTCCGAAGCCCGCCCGTGAGGTTAACACGCGCACTTGCTGGCGTCTCCCTCTGGCTCTGTTGCATTGATGACGTTGTCTCTTTCTTTTAATTCAAAGGCGTCGgcctgaaaataaataaaaataacatttcatagattatcattatcatacgTATCGTTTCATTATGATAGTGAAGTGgctaggtatatatatcttttgttttaagttAAGTTTCTTACCCTAGTCTCTCTGTATTCTCTAATTTGCCTTGCTAATGTAACAAACGCTTCTTCaatgttaatattattctTGCAAGAAACTTCGAAAAAGGGCATATCGAAGTCATCTGCTATCTGAAAAAGAAATTTGGTCATTACTAAACCTACTCAACTTGTAGGTAAACTATTGAACTTATTTGTGTCTTGTTGCTAACTTACCTTTTGTCCTCTTTCTTTGGGTACAGCTCTATGATTGTCGTGAACATCGCATTTGTTTCCCACCAGCACCTTGATGACATCTGGCGACGcatactgaaaaaaatattctcttGGTAAAACACTGGTCGAGCCCTTTacttatctacctacttaaaaggtagatattctgaagcttattaaagtttaataGCTCTAAGTTTAAGGTTTCAAGTGTACACAACTGGATGAATACGATACTCCTCTACTATCtgcaaacattttatttatcagcCTTGCGTCTGTCTTACCTAAACAGTAACCTGCAAAGTCTGCAACTTCGTTGTCTTACCTCCTGTATATTCCTCAGCCAATAGGAGAGGTGGTTGAAGGACTCGAGGTTGGTGATGTCATACATGAGTATGATGCCCATGGCCCCGCGGTAGTAGGCAGTGGTGAGGGTACGGAACCTCTCTTGGCCCGCCGTGTCCCATATCTGCAGCTTGATCGGCACCCCGTCCAGGTTGATTATCTTCTGTTTGAAGTCTATTCCTGAAAAGGTTGATATAGACATTGAAAGGAAAGTTACGGTGGTTTAATAGAACTACGCTCCGATGACCCATCATGAGATGCTTCAGGTATTCTGTACGTTTAATTTAGAAAGTTTGCACTATCCGTTTTACCTTCAACGTTGGTGTGTTTGCgagttttattagtttattcgCTTGATTGATATTTACCTAGGTCAGGCAAACTCTAGGTCGCATTTTATTGCCTATATTTCAGCTGACATTCAGGTCAGGCTGAGACGTCATGAATCTTTTATAGCATCCGCTGCATTTGGCTTTGAAACGGCAATAGCTGATAGATAGCCTCTCCGTATTGATCATACTACTTATTCTATAAAACTGCATTTCCATAATATTGCACTTTAAATTTTTcttagtacctataatatactaATTGTGTCAGAAgatttatgtacttatctacTAAAATAGGTCctataaatgtaattttgcGTACAACATCATACAACGATAGTCAGTATATAAACGTTGTTTTTAGAATACTAGGATGAGTCAGTTAACTTTGATGATTCATCCATAACAAAACATGGGACTAAAAAGTCAAGCAAGTTTCTCACGACGAACCAAAATGCTAAAATCACTAGTGCCATTTGCTACGGGATCTTTTGTTCTCGCATTGTCACCGGTAATGTGAAGTATAAATCCAGAATTTAAACTCGAAAGAAACACGTTTAAAAACACAGCATCGCCTCGCTGACAAAGGCTCGTAAagatttgtgtaaatattttactcaccTATCGTGGAGATATAGATGTCGTAGTACCTCTCGTCACAGTATCTGTGCACGATGCACGTCTTGCCCACATTGGAATCACCTAAGACCAGCAGTTTATACGTGGCGGAGAAGTCCAGAGccatttttgtttactttgttgTGGAAACGCGAGCTGTGGCTCAAAACATCGGGGGAACTGTCAAATGTTGGGGGATCGATGAGCGCGGGCTCGGCGCATGCTCGCTGCCGCCCTTGCAACAAGTACGTACCGCCACCAGCTGGCTCGGTGCATAGGGGGTGCCCCTCAGCCCGTCGCATCAATAATTCCTTGCACTTGGAGTCTTACACTCAGTTGATAAGGAGGCATTGTTCGTGGAGGTTAGATTACGCATCGCGCGAGTGTTCCGGGTCGGCAGGCGTCGCATTAAGAGCtccatttattttacttagcTCCTCCAGATAGTGCATATCTGTTCGATTCATCTCGGCCTGTGTCCTCCGTATGTAAATGTCTcctatgtttttgtatgaatGCTCCCGACTCGCCGAGATCGCCGATAAAGCCTTTGTTTACGTTTTTACGAGGAACGTTTTTGTAGTTTTCGACCGATTTAAAACATACACAGCTAATAGTCCCCTTGAAAAAGATTTCGCTTGCAtgaattttgttttgattCAAGGTATATCTttactgttattattatttattttgtaaggcTTAACTTAAATTATCAACGTAAGTTAAGTTTTTTCTTTCGCTGAAGAGGTAACTTGagttaaaactttattaattacCAAATTTTATGAATTGGTTTAAAAACGATCAAAGGGCAAAAAATAGCTTTTCGATGACGATATTTATcaacataaatatacaatacatacccTTAAGTACTTCTGAAATcatattgtatgtatttctattttatttattattattattaaattctttattgcacataaatttatttgtacataggcgaacttaatgctaaaagcattctcttccagttaaccttgggcgttgtggagaaaatgataggtagtgcgaaagtCAAGAGAACAGTTTAATTCTGTTTAATATCTATTGTTTAACACtagaatatatacttacttatacataatatcattttataatatttatcaaaCATATCAAAACGTATTGATGTTAAAATTCACAATGTCATGTAAGCGATCATCTTGTGTTTGTTTGCGGCAACAATAGCTTTAAGCTCGTGTGGGCAGGTGGCGCCAGCGAAATTCACCGTACAGTCCTCTACATCTGAACTGACGCAAAAGCATTGGAAATCAACCTTTACTTCGCTCGCAATAAGAATAGCACAATATAGATCATCGATATAGCCGACTGTCCAAACGTGATCTGCGCTTGCACGACGAACACGGTATTACACGCCTCAAACGACCTATTAGCATAATATTATGGTCCTATAAAATGTTTCACTCACAGCATTTTACTATATTTAGTGTATTCAGTTAACACACAAAGAAAAACGAAATCTTATCCCAGAAAATATTGATAGAGTTGATGTGGACTTGTAGCTATACGCCTACGCAAGGGAAGATTAGAGTTAAGAGATGATTTTTATGGTTTATGGTAATCCACCAAAGCGTAGGTAAGGTATCAGAATTTCATTAGATGTTTATATTTAGAAACGTATCACTGGAACTGGAAGTCTTTCGAGCAGATAGAGTAATGTAAGCTTATAAAAAATCTATCTATTAGATTCACCACAAGCAGGAACGGTCAAAATCAAATATGGATTAGATAACTTTAGTttactttgtaaataatatacagtTCATCTATAAAAGTCATGAAATTAAAGAGTGCTTCTGTGTGCACTTGGGGAATAAAACGTGGGAACTCCTGCAGAGAACTAAAACTAAGAACGTTAGCTTGAAAGGATTAAGTTGTAATCCTCATTGAGGACAAAATTGCGCTTTCGTTCtgttacctacttaggtacttacatttgtATTGCGTAGTGACTAGTGACCAACCAAAGACTTACCAAAGATGACTAAAGTCAAACCTCTGTGACCCGTGTTAATGTTGtataattacaaattaaaGACGTTATGAAACCTTATAATGTATGATGTATTAGAATGACAGGGATATTTCCTGCTAATTGTGATATATTGTTGTTGCGAGTACATCTATTATTACACGACTATCCGATTGTCTCCTTATTGCGAACATGAAAAAGACTTATGGTCTCTAGTAGGAAAACACGCTGCGATGCGGTTGCGTCATCCGAATCGATCTAAGCTCTATCTAACTTTATGTACCTGTAGTCTATGAACCcattgtttaatatttaaaactttctGTGATATCAAATGGCACAGCTTTCATTCATTACCATGAAAGACACCTCTTGTTCCATCACTCTACTCTCATACTCAAACTGAACTCATTAGGACAGTCGACAGACATTTACTAGGTCGTACGTTGAGCCGACTCTTTTCTAAGTGCACCATGCAGTAGCATAATCATCTGACATTTCATACATCGGTGTATAATTGATCAGCTTCTACTCCTATCCTAATTTTATCACATATTCATGTTGCGAAGTCTAGGAAGATTCAACCAACTACTGACAGCATTCAATTGTGGTGATAGCGGTGTTAGTTATGGACACGACAGAAATATATATTCCCTTTACTTTCTTCATAATGAATAGGTACAAAATAACCTTAACCCGAGTAAACTAGCACGACGCGACGAGCCAAGGAACGAGCCGTGTCCAAGAactgtatttttactttataattGGCCACACTGCttgtaaatttaaacaaaaacgaCTAAAGGGCCATTTTACTACCATACCGGGAACGGACGGCGAAAATAACACGTCATTAAGTCTAAGAAGGGACAACCGAACGACTTGTAAACtttcaaacataaaaatatccaaCCGACCGGATCCCTTGACTGCAAAGTCCTCGGGCAAAATATCTTGAATATAAGTTGGACACTAAAAGAATCGGCTCGCAGATTAGTCTGCACACGATATGTCAGGGTAAAGTTATTCTCGCCATTTCACAAACTGTAAGCGAAGACGACGttgtttaaattattgttgTCGCACCGTCGTAAATAGTGCGAGGTCTAGCagctttttattttcttcttaTTAGAAGTAAGACTTAAAGAGCCATTTGCACGTTTGTTCTCGTTTGTGTTTCGCAAGTTTATTGAGCAGTCCGCGTCGGGGCGGCCGTCGCCTCGGGTCATAGTTGTATAGAAGAAAAACGCCCCGTCATAACCGAGTCGCATTTCCGCGATCACATGTCGATAATTTGCTCCATTGAATGCACCGAGCTAGCGACGGCTCCGAGCGAAGCATTCATTACACTTCCTATTGAGCAGACGCAACACCACTCTCCGACCACCTCATACAGACCGTTTGAGAGctattaaattacctactgaTCTTAACTAGAGATAACTGATGAATTACCCTCCCGCATGATTAAAAGGCGTAGTGAAATTGCATTTTACCGGGCAGTGCAGTATCTTCGATTCgttattaaaagtaaatataaagCTTCGCTACTTGTTGAACATAAATCTCGCGAAAGTCGTTACAATCAGCACGTTAACGAAGCAGGCAGACGTTCAgacaaaacaattaaaatgtaaGCGTGTAAACAGTCTCGTATGAATTCATTGGCATTGTTAGCGGAACGCCCTCCAAGTTGGGGCTggcggcgcgccggcgccggcgccgATAAACTGACATTTAACACGGGACCTTGCGAGTAACAATTTGCGAACAATAAGCCCTCCTGTCTCGCACTCCCGGAACCTCTGGCTGACCTCCGCGCAGCCCCGCACCAGCCGGCAGACGGCCCGCACAACACCACTCTTTGTCTTCCGTTTAAGCATTTCACATACATTTCTGGTATCAcataacaattatttattagctAATTTGTGCTGCACTGTAACTAATACAAAACCAAACTATAAAATCCCTGAAGAGTGTGTGCGTATAGGCGCGTATCCGGCACGCAAAGTGGAATTATTTCGCGAATCGATAACGAAGCAAAGCAATCGATAAACGTCACCGACTTCAGACACCGTCATCAAGCAGCCGCCCACGAGCGTCAGCCCGCGCCGTCTACACACAGACTCTAGGCAAAACTGCAGTTCATCAAGTTGAGAGTTACTCTATACTGTCAAAAACTAACGAACAACAGCTGTCGTGCTATCGGCAGGTATAAAacaatagatagatagagtcgtggctcgcgcagcatcGCTCcaaaacttcgtttttcgtcttagagtgacccccctgaaaCGTTCCCACAAGTGCGTCACTACGGTTATGTAACCATCGATTGACCGGATCTTCGCTCGCATTAAACCAAAAAAGATTATATCAAGAACAATAAGCTCTTGGCGACCAAAAGTGATAGTCACGGTTAATATAAAcgagatattattatattctaactAGATCTTTCGGAACGATATCGAGTTCAGCCACTGACTAACTAAGTCGAGAATATTCTGTTCTATGGCTATGACGCATTCTGAATGAATTTCTTCTAGGAACAGAAAAACGCCTCTCTATTAGAAAGAACTGAAGGAATTTAATTATTTCGTGATGAGGAAGGATGGAATTAATATCTCAGTGATGATCTTTTGGTACCAAATGGAATAGagtgcaatttttttattatttttaatttattatttatgaatagatATAAACCGAACTGCCTTAAATATATGAATACAAATACCTAATACGAGTAtatagtattatattattctttaGAAGGTCACCCGACGCGGCTGGTGCATGACTTATGGTATGTCGAGCCGGCCCGCCCCGTGACCGCCTCCAGAgggtcatttttttattaggttACCCCTGAATGAACCGCAGGCTCTCTCGGTGGTCACAGAGCGAGCACTTTGTTCTCTATGCTAATGGGGACGCCGCCATCCCCGCATGTAAAACGCTCGCGGAAACAATAATAATGGGCGTAAATAAACGCGCGCCACATCGCACTGCCATCATATTCCGATTCACCTGACTCACAAAGGCTAGAACAACAGCGCATTCATCATACTGGCTCAAATTATAGGAAACATAAACGCAGTAGCGACGCAAACATCTTGAATGGCAAATGGAACGCAAATGTCAAAATTGCGGCTATTTACAATACGTCAAGCGCAgtgccccgccgccgccgccgcgccggtgGCGGTGTATGCAGTTTGCGGTTCTTTGACAAATGAAGATGTTGTCTTCCTGAGCCGCCTGTCTCGGTAATGTATGTGGAGAATACGCCTGCTACTTCATGACCCAAATATCATGTAAAACTGACACACGCATGAGttaccgccgccgccgcgagaCTCCGGAACCCGGTTAGGGATAGGgatttacaattttaatacGCGCTGTCTAGAACTAGACGGATGGGATTAGGTGTTCTGGGACACGGCCCTAGACGGACGGCTCCGTAATTGAAAACCTAACGTTAAATCTGTTTTGGCATACATAGTTTAATCAATGTTTATTCTCTGAAGTGTAATCTTAAATCTGTCTTAAATAAACAGGATTAACCTTTTGcctttcacaaaaactgattgcAGATTGacagcaaatataattttaccacttaaaaataattaagggTGCGAATGTGAACTACGGCTCCAAATTAACACGTTTTCGCAACGATTAAGATTTAAAAGTTCACTGCATTTTTATAAAAGAGCATTTGACACCTCGACGGATCCTGTTTGTGGAGGGCTCTTGCGTAAACTGACGAAGGTTATGCCTCGTGTGTATGATGATAAATGTCCTTTTCTTTAAATGTCTTCTGAAGAAAGCGTTTCGCAACTCGACACATCATTTCATTACTCTTTATCAAACTTGCTTAGGTTACTttagatacttacctaaaatacTAGGAGTTAACGTTGTAAAATATGTTTCCCTTTTAATTCATGCACAAACTTCGATAACGATTTTGAAATACTTATACgatttacttaggtataggGTAAACTGTTTTAGCCATAATAAAACACAACTTGTTTGTTGTCCAGCGTAGCCTTTTACCATTGCGGCGATGTGCATCGTTTGGcataattcttaaatataGTGTTATGATCGTTTCTACCATTCATATTATGAAttgaattttcattttcactttCTATTTAATAGTTGATTTCTAATCACATACCACACCGGTGAACACTTCATCAAAATTGGAAATTCGATTTATCCAATAATAAACTATTCAATATTTGTACTAAACGCCTTTAGGGCGTATTAAAGTAAATTATGGATGTCGATAAAAGGCACACAACATATGTTTTCAATAGATTTTTTAAACCAACGATAAACATAACTAAGATTAATCCCCGATAAACTATCACAATAGTGGCGATTTATACGTCGTGTATCAGCGATTACTGTCCCTGGACAATAGTTTATTGtgcaattaaaatgtatatctTCGGATCGTCTGTAGCGTCAaatttcaacgatttttggccAGTCCGTAACCATTGACGATTTTGAATGAAGTGAATACAGAAACTTAGTGGGTACGGTTCAGTGTAGAGGCGA comes from the Plutella xylostella chromosome 9, ilPluXylo3.1, whole genome shotgun sequence genome and includes:
- the LOC105391505 gene encoding ras-related protein Rab-8A, encoding MALDFSATYKLLVLGDSNVGKTCIVHRYCDERYYDIYISTIGIDFKQKIINLDGVPIKLQIWDTAGQERFRTLTTAYYRGAMGIILMYDITNLESFNHLSYWLRNIQEYASPDVIKVLVGNKCDVHDNHRAVPKERGQKIADDFDMPFFEVSCKNNINIEEAFVTLARQIREYRETRADAFELKERDNVINATEPEGDASKCAC